A window of the Streptomyces sp. NBC_00454 genome harbors these coding sequences:
- a CDS encoding beta-ketoacyl synthase, with protein MAEPARRRVVVTGLGAISSLGIGARPFIDGIKAGRSGISPIESFDRTGFPRSNAGEVRGFEPEKLLHNISPAEWGRSAQFAAAAARLAVEDSGLDPELLAVSRAGSSMGTTNGESSVVDKLTEQWVQDGPGRLTPELVAQVPAGRISAAVNTELGLTGEAQTIGTACSASNYALGYGYDQVSLGDSDYMICGGADSVNRSTHAGFYRLGSIAAEVSRPFDAERDGILTAEGGVALLLEPLDAALERGARIYAEVLGYAVNCDADHMVHPHRGSIAECIRQAHHNSGVVPEDVDYVCAHGTGTQVNDSTEVGAVREVFGDRMPPVSSIKSMLGHTMGAAAGFGALVCCAAIHEGFLPPSATVRKVDPALGSDLDCVPGQARKASPRVVENHGFAFGGNNAIVMLAEVNR; from the coding sequence GTGGCTGAGCCGGCCCGGCGCAGGGTCGTCGTCACCGGGCTGGGCGCGATCAGCAGCCTGGGCATCGGCGCCCGGCCGTTCATCGACGGGATCAAGGCGGGCCGCAGCGGCATCTCGCCGATCGAGAGCTTCGACCGCACCGGCTTCCCGCGCTCCAACGCCGGTGAGGTCCGCGGCTTCGAGCCCGAGAAGCTGCTGCACAACATCTCGCCCGCCGAGTGGGGCCGCAGCGCCCAGTTCGCCGCCGCGGCGGCACGGCTGGCGGTCGAGGACTCCGGGCTGGACCCCGAGCTGCTGGCGGTCTCCCGCGCGGGCTCGAGCATGGGTACCACCAACGGCGAGTCCTCGGTGGTCGACAAGCTCACCGAGCAGTGGGTCCAGGACGGCCCCGGCCGGCTGACGCCCGAGCTGGTGGCCCAGGTACCGGCCGGGCGGATCTCCGCCGCGGTCAACACCGAACTCGGGCTGACCGGCGAGGCGCAGACCATCGGCACCGCCTGCTCGGCGAGCAACTACGCGCTGGGCTACGGCTACGACCAGGTCAGCCTCGGCGACAGCGACTACATGATCTGCGGCGGCGCCGACTCGGTGAACCGGTCGACCCACGCCGGTTTCTACCGGCTCGGCTCGATCGCCGCCGAGGTCAGCCGCCCGTTCGACGCCGAGCGGGACGGCATCCTCACCGCCGAGGGCGGAGTGGCGCTCCTGCTGGAACCGCTGGACGCCGCTCTCGAGCGGGGTGCGCGGATCTACGCCGAGGTGCTCGGCTACGCGGTCAACTGCGACGCCGACCACATGGTGCACCCGCACCGCGGGTCGATCGCGGAGTGCATCCGCCAGGCGCACCACAACTCCGGCGTCGTGCCCGAGGACGTCGACTACGTCTGCGCCCACGGCACGGGCACCCAGGTGAACGACTCCACCGAAGTGGGCGCCGTGCGCGAGGTGTTCGGCGACCGGATGCCGCCGGTCAGCTCGATCAAGTCGATGCTCGGTCACACCATGGGCGCGGCCGCGGGCTTCGGCGCGCTGGTCTGCTGCGCGGCGATCCACGAGGGCTTCCTGCCGCCCTCGGCCACCGTCCGCAAGGTCGATCCGGCGCTCGGCAGCGACCTCGACTGCGTTCCCGGGCAGGCCCGCAAGGCCAGTCCGCGCGTGGTCGAGAACCACGGATTCGCGTTCGGCGGCAACAACGCGATCGTCATGCTTGCGGAGGTGAACCGATGA
- a CDS encoding response regulator — MAEQIRILLVDDHALLREALRDALITDPGLSVVAEANSGESAVRLAMAHRPEVVLLDVEMPGHHAPTTVGQLLESCPGIHVIIVSMSDDPEMIQQLLSAGVSGYLHKSVSLPTLISAIRTVVQQETQGQSVLLSVPRGGLAARETAKAPDAGLLSARELEVLTHVANALSNRQIASRLGITEGTAKRHLRNIFSKLDAVSRIDAVNKATAAELLG, encoded by the coding sequence ATGGCTGAGCAGATTCGGATCCTCCTGGTCGACGACCACGCGCTGCTGCGCGAGGCACTGCGCGACGCGCTGATCACCGACCCGGGGCTGAGCGTGGTGGCCGAGGCCAACAGTGGCGAGAGCGCCGTACGGCTCGCCATGGCGCACCGGCCGGAGGTCGTCCTGCTGGACGTGGAGATGCCCGGCCACCATGCGCCGACCACGGTGGGTCAGCTGCTGGAAAGCTGCCCCGGCATCCACGTGATCATCGTCTCGATGTCCGACGATCCGGAGATGATCCAGCAACTGCTGAGTGCGGGAGTGAGCGGCTATCTGCACAAGAGCGTGAGCCTGCCGACGCTGATCTCCGCCATCCGCACGGTGGTTCAGCAGGAGACCCAGGGGCAGAGCGTCCTGCTCTCGGTGCCCCGCGGTGGGCTGGCCGCACGGGAGACGGCCAAGGCCCCGGATGCCGGACTGCTGTCGGCCCGCGAGCTGGAGGTGCTCACTCATGTCGCCAACGCGCTGAGCAACCGTCAGATCGCCTCCAGGCTGGGCATCACCGAAGGAACCGCCAAGCGCCATTTGCGGAACATCTTCAGCAAGCTGGACGCCGTGTCCCGGATCGACGCGGTGAACAAGGCGACCGCGGCCGAACTGCTCGGCTGA
- a CDS encoding pirin family protein → MPAVTVENPLTLPRVAEPAQETTTARKVLAVTTAPGGFEGEGFPVRRAFAGINYQYLDPFIMMDQMGEVEYAPGEPKGTPWHPHRGFETVTYLIDGTFVHQDSNGGGGIINGGDTQWMTAGSGLLHIEAPPESLVLSGGLFHGLQLWVNLPASDKMMPPRYQDIGGGQVQLLSTPDGGALLRVIAGDLDGHEGPGITHTPITMIHATVTPGAQITLPWREDFNALAYVMAGRGSVGEDRRPVHTGQTAVFGEGGSITVRADEAQDSNAPALEIVLLGGRPIREPMAHYGPFVMNSQHELQQAFDDFQAGRLGRIPTTARTGLGHRGTGQASQD, encoded by the coding sequence ATGCCTGCAGTGACTGTGGAGAACCCGTTGACGCTCCCGCGCGTCGCGGAGCCCGCCCAGGAGACGACGACCGCCCGCAAGGTGCTGGCCGTCACGACCGCCCCTGGTGGCTTCGAGGGTGAGGGGTTCCCGGTACGTCGCGCGTTCGCCGGGATCAACTACCAGTACCTCGACCCGTTCATCATGATGGACCAGATGGGCGAGGTGGAGTACGCCCCGGGCGAGCCCAAGGGCACCCCGTGGCACCCCCACCGCGGCTTCGAGACCGTCACGTACCTGATCGACGGAACCTTCGTCCACCAGGACAGCAACGGCGGCGGCGGAATCATCAACGGTGGCGACACCCAGTGGATGACGGCCGGCAGCGGCCTCCTGCACATCGAGGCCCCGCCGGAGTCCCTGGTCCTCAGCGGCGGGCTCTTCCACGGCCTCCAGCTGTGGGTGAACCTCCCGGCCTCCGACAAGATGATGCCCCCGCGCTACCAGGACATCGGCGGCGGCCAGGTCCAGCTGCTCTCCACCCCCGACGGCGGCGCCCTGCTCCGCGTGATCGCCGGCGACCTGGACGGCCACGAGGGCCCGGGCATCACCCACACCCCGATCACGATGATCCACGCGACGGTGACCCCCGGCGCGCAGATCACCCTCCCCTGGCGCGAGGACTTCAACGCCCTGGCCTACGTCATGGCCGGGCGCGGCTCGGTCGGCGAGGACCGGCGGCCCGTCCACACCGGGCAGACCGCGGTCTTCGGCGAGGGCGGCTCGATCACCGTACGGGCGGACGAGGCCCAGGACTCCAACGCCCCGGCCCTCGAGATCGTCCTCCTCGGCGGCCGGCCGATCCGGGAACCGATGGCGCACTACGGCCCGTTCGTCATGAACAGCCAGCACGAACTCCAGCAGGCCTTCGACGACTTCCAGGCCGGCCGGCTGGGCCGCATCCCCACCACCGCCCGGACCGGCCTCGGCCACCGCGGCACCGGCCAGGCGTCGCAGGACTGA
- a CDS encoding AvrD family protein, translating into MAVVTERIESIDDFLGASETRFFADGFRKIRQRVSQLRIEQADGTGTVRATAGVHYPTDWSKKDETALRPHLSSIDALLVAVQLGEAFLTHAHGLDGVQRRAMWLRRFVMKAGSAPQENLEAFDATAVHVETVPGVDSPLVSVFDCQVGSIKVRTEIAHEAFGEHRGASPGPAFHQHLDDLLGEAAGRHYGEGYKLSRSTVGDVLLDLPEGRVEATAKVVHPGGPEGSQGLGGDHHASLSMFDALTVLAQLGQVLLYRLDGITRQTSNTLWLREVTISCDRPDQALGQDLTAVSWISKSQRFEHRGATWRSAALEGTLGGFSTHCALVHQLPDGVEQ; encoded by the coding sequence ATGGCAGTAGTGACTGAACGCATCGAATCGATCGACGACTTCCTCGGCGCGAGCGAGACGCGCTTCTTCGCCGACGGCTTCCGGAAGATCCGCCAGCGGGTCTCGCAGCTCCGCATCGAGCAGGCCGACGGCACCGGGACGGTACGGGCGACCGCCGGGGTGCACTATCCGACGGACTGGTCCAAGAAGGACGAGACCGCCCTGCGGCCGCACCTCAGCAGCATCGACGCCCTCCTCGTCGCCGTCCAGCTCGGCGAGGCCTTTCTGACCCACGCCCACGGGCTGGACGGCGTGCAGCGGCGCGCCATGTGGCTGCGCCGGTTCGTGATGAAGGCCGGCTCCGCGCCGCAGGAGAACCTGGAGGCGTTCGACGCCACGGCGGTCCACGTGGAGACCGTCCCCGGCGTCGACTCGCCGCTGGTCTCGGTCTTCGACTGCCAGGTCGGCAGCATCAAGGTCCGTACCGAGATCGCGCACGAGGCCTTCGGGGAGCACCGCGGGGCGAGCCCCGGGCCCGCCTTCCACCAGCATCTCGACGACCTCCTCGGCGAGGCGGCCGGGCGGCACTACGGGGAGGGCTACAAGCTCTCCCGGTCCACGGTCGGGGACGTCCTCCTCGACCTGCCCGAGGGCCGGGTGGAGGCGACCGCCAAGGTGGTGCACCCCGGTGGCCCGGAAGGCTCGCAGGGGCTCGGCGGGGACCACCACGCCTCGCTCTCGATGTTCGACGCGCTGACCGTGCTGGCCCAGCTGGGTCAGGTCCTGCTGTACCGGCTCGACGGCATCACCCGGCAGACCAGCAACACCCTGTGGCTGCGCGAGGTGACCATCTCCTGCGACCGGCCCGACCAGGCGCTCGGCCAGGACCTCACCGCCGTCAGCTGGATCTCCAAGAGCCAGCGCTTCGAGCACCGCGGCGCCACCTGGAGGTCGGCGGCCCTGGAGGGGACGCTGGGCGGCTTCTCCACCCACTGTGCGCTGGTGCACCAACTTCCCGACGGCGTAGAGCAGTAG
- a CDS encoding beta-ketoacyl synthase N-terminal-like domain-containing protein — MTGFTPLDIEACGVLSPAGFGLTALGTALRTGQPGHADPAGIGTEPFPARTPVRVVPDLAVTERLGRKGTRNLDRTTVLGLLAVQEAITALGEEFGEDGRDQTGVVFGTSAGGTGAIGDFARDTVVQERPYLVNPAQFSNLVLNCCASQIAIRHRFTGVNATMVGGHLSGLLAWRYARNTLRLGRARRLFVGAVEELSPQSAWAWRRSGALRPRSAVGEGAAMFSVTPAGQGKAPLARVVACEVGFHAPSGTAGQNKAALALASCVERALDTAGVDRQQITTVAVGASAQSGLGEIEQEALALALGDSENRQQLVISDVLGETYGASTALQLAALLAVWQEEPVSDAGEYGLVTSYDRDGGLGCLLVQRPN, encoded by the coding sequence ATGACGGGCTTCACGCCTCTGGACATCGAGGCTTGCGGTGTCCTTTCCCCGGCCGGATTCGGCCTGACCGCGCTGGGTACGGCGCTGCGTACCGGACAGCCCGGTCACGCCGACCCCGCCGGGATCGGCACCGAGCCGTTCCCGGCCCGGACTCCGGTCCGGGTGGTGCCCGATCTGGCGGTCACCGAGCGGCTCGGCCGCAAGGGGACGCGCAACCTGGACCGGACCACCGTGCTGGGCCTGCTCGCCGTCCAGGAGGCGATCACCGCCCTCGGCGAGGAGTTCGGCGAGGACGGCCGCGACCAGACCGGCGTGGTGTTCGGCACCAGTGCCGGCGGTACCGGTGCCATCGGCGACTTCGCCCGGGACACCGTCGTCCAGGAACGGCCGTACCTGGTCAACCCCGCGCAGTTCTCCAATCTGGTCCTGAACTGCTGCGCGAGCCAGATCGCCATCCGGCACCGCTTCACCGGGGTGAACGCGACCATGGTCGGTGGACACCTCTCGGGGCTGCTGGCCTGGCGGTACGCCCGCAACACGCTGCGGCTGGGGCGGGCCCGCCGGCTGTTCGTCGGTGCGGTGGAGGAGCTCTCGCCGCAGTCGGCCTGGGCCTGGCGGCGCAGCGGAGCGCTGCGCCCGCGCAGCGCCGTCGGCGAGGGCGCCGCGATGTTCTCGGTCACGCCGGCCGGGCAGGGCAAGGCCCCGCTCGCCCGGGTGGTGGCCTGCGAGGTGGGGTTCCACGCGCCGTCGGGCACGGCGGGACAGAACAAGGCGGCCCTCGCACTGGCCTCCTGCGTGGAACGGGCGCTCGACACCGCCGGAGTGGACCGTCAGCAGATCACCACGGTCGCCGTCGGGGCCTCCGCGCAGTCCGGTCTCGGAGAGATCGAGCAGGAGGCACTGGCGCTGGCGCTCGGCGACTCCGAGAACCGGCAGCAGCTCGTCATCTCCGACGTGCTCGGCGAGACCTACGGCGCGAGCACCGCACTCCAGCTGGCCGCTCTGCTCGCGGTCTGGCAGGAGGAGCCGGTGAGCGACGCCGGCGAGTACGGCCTGGTCACCTCGTACGACCGGGACGGCGGCCTCGGCTGCCTGCTGGTCCAGCGTCCGAACTGA
- a CDS encoding acyl carrier protein has protein sequence MSTLTLDTELKNRIREIVADVLEIELDELEESSNFEDAYGADSIVVIEILARFERSLNISIPQNAVDGLTSLGAAYQIVAENVAEPADRG, from the coding sequence TTGAGTACGCTGACACTGGACACTGAGCTGAAGAACCGGATCCGCGAAATCGTCGCGGACGTTCTGGAGATCGAGCTCGACGAGCTGGAGGAGTCCAGCAACTTCGAGGACGCCTACGGCGCCGACTCCATCGTCGTCATCGAGATCCTGGCCCGCTTCGAGCGGAGCCTGAACATCAGCATTCCGCAGAACGCGGTCGACGGCCTCACCAGCCTCGGTGCCGCCTACCAGATCGTGGCCGAGAACGTCGCCGAACCGGCCGACCGTGGCTGA
- a CDS encoding MFS transporter — protein MNSEVVHRRRWSILVVLSLVVTVAVMDNTIMNVALRTIQHDLHASNADLQWGLDSYIVAFAAFLFTGGVIADRFGRKKTLIAGLVLFGGASLVAAFAGSATDLIIWRAVMGIGAAVIPTTTLAVIINIFPPQERAKAIGGWATAAGVAIAVGPLTGGVLLENFWWGSIFLINGPLVVVAVLLIAWMVPESKNPANNKFDPVGVLISIVAIGALVYGVITGGERGSWLTTDALLPIGVGVALLVLLVVVESRIAVPALDVKLFRSARFSAGSGSIALAFFAMMGALFVTTFYFQLVHDYSPFQSGLLMVPMAAASMFMSTRSAKLAARFGPRYIVAGGTVAMALTFLGFIATGPTTPVAYLIGLQFLFGLGFGSIMAPGTASLMSVVPPEKAGAGQAVAQTVRQVATALGVAVIGSLLSSVYRSSLGSAVDVLPAELREQAAGSIGGTFRALETAPQLAPELAGQAIAAYQDSMQITMLTAAAVALVAAFVALRWLPGKAPAAAPAPAPAEKAAEPVGSAK, from the coding sequence ATGAATTCCGAAGTAGTACACCGGCGCCGCTGGTCCATTCTGGTCGTATTGTCGCTCGTGGTCACGGTCGCGGTGATGGACAACACGATCATGAATGTCGCGCTCAGGACGATCCAGCACGATCTCCATGCCTCCAACGCGGATCTGCAGTGGGGCCTCGACTCGTACATCGTCGCGTTCGCCGCGTTCCTCTTCACCGGCGGCGTCATCGCGGACCGGTTCGGCCGGAAGAAGACCCTGATCGCGGGGCTGGTGCTGTTCGGCGGCGCCTCGCTGGTGGCGGCCTTCGCCGGCTCGGCCACGGACCTGATCATCTGGCGGGCCGTCATGGGCATCGGCGCTGCCGTCATCCCGACGACCACGCTGGCCGTCATCATCAACATCTTCCCGCCGCAGGAGCGGGCGAAGGCGATCGGCGGCTGGGCCACCGCGGCCGGTGTGGCCATCGCGGTCGGCCCGCTGACCGGCGGCGTGCTGCTCGAGAACTTCTGGTGGGGTTCCATCTTCCTGATCAACGGGCCGCTGGTGGTCGTCGCCGTGCTGCTGATCGCCTGGATGGTGCCGGAGTCGAAGAACCCGGCCAACAACAAGTTCGACCCGGTCGGTGTGCTCATCTCGATCGTCGCGATCGGCGCCCTGGTGTACGGCGTCATCACGGGCGGCGAGCGGGGCTCCTGGCTGACCACCGACGCACTGCTGCCGATCGGCGTCGGCGTCGCGCTGCTCGTCCTGCTGGTCGTGGTGGAGAGCCGGATCGCCGTCCCCGCCCTGGACGTCAAGCTGTTCCGCAGCGCCCGGTTCTCCGCGGGCTCGGGTTCGATCGCCCTGGCCTTCTTCGCCATGATGGGCGCGCTCTTCGTCACGACGTTCTACTTCCAGCTGGTGCACGACTACTCGCCGTTCCAGTCCGGTCTGCTGATGGTCCCGATGGCCGCCGCGTCGATGTTCATGTCGACCCGCAGCGCCAAGCTCGCCGCCCGGTTCGGGCCGCGCTACATCGTGGCCGGCGGCACCGTGGCGATGGCCCTGACCTTCCTCGGCTTCATCGCCACCGGTCCGACCACGCCCGTGGCCTACCTGATCGGCCTGCAGTTCCTCTTCGGCCTCGGTTTCGGCAGCATCATGGCGCCCGGTACCGCCTCGCTGATGTCGGTGGTGCCGCCGGAGAAGGCCGGCGCCGGGCAGGCGGTCGCGCAGACCGTACGCCAGGTGGCCACCGCGCTGGGTGTCGCGGTGATCGGCAGCCTGCTGAGCTCCGTCTACCGCTCCTCGCTCGGCTCGGCCGTGGACGTCCTGCCGGCCGAGCTGCGCGAGCAGGCCGCCGGTTCGATCGGCGGCACCTTCCGCGCCCTGGAGACGGCCCCGCAGCTGGCCCCGGAGCTGGCCGGCCAGGCCATCGCGGCCTACCAGGACAGCATGCAGATCACGATGCTCACCGCCGCCGCGGTGGCACTGGTCGCCGCCTTCGTGGCGCTGCGCTGGCTGCCGGGCAAGGCGCCCGCCGCCGCACCCGCCCCGGCCCCGGCCGAGAAGGCCGCGGAGCCGGTGGGCTCCGCGAAGTAG
- a CDS encoding helix-turn-helix domain-containing protein, whose translation MSDSAEGHTPSRQPEPAAAAGARQQFADRLTELKDRRGYSYETLARKAHMSRSSVHRYCRGIIIPVEFGTAERIARLCGASARELADLYRLWVAASVPDPDTVAVEGTAQATEPETPHPTGAAVPGAPPGPAPLVPRVPRTPTSGTARVAVTSLAVILLCVVSLSGSARSTAPHPPTATAATGTTTAAPWTQAPTPVPNGIFGMTLNSSTGAMPTFQIDTVRLWDSRTRWSNIQPRRGAYDWSILDRLVTAANQAGLPVLFTMGGTPDWASPNGPHTAYDDGSRTSPPDDLADWTAFVSAVATRYRGRIDAYELWVLGNDTRFYSGSPETLVEMTREAKAVLDAADPDATVVCPSMGRLWEAEGMHALERFSELRGYDSCDVAGVKLYQRTASDPPEEMLGLVGEIDRAFHRGGSHPKLWSTGTTYDIPLQKPLEEPAASANAVRFFLVGLYARYQRMYFYNWGGSKIPIVMQPDGQPPTTAALYVEELRRWVHGTRIRSCGNGVAARLPDGVWQCRFDRDGAELTIVWDPTGTARLKAPPGVKAVRHLDDSTSPVAADGMVEVTALPVLLEPTP comes from the coding sequence GTGAGTGACTCCGCCGAAGGGCACACGCCATCAAGACAACCGGAGCCGGCCGCAGCGGCCGGCGCCCGGCAGCAATTCGCCGATCGGCTCACGGAGCTGAAGGATCGGCGCGGCTACAGCTACGAAACACTGGCCCGCAAAGCACATATGAGCCGTTCCTCGGTGCACCGCTATTGCCGGGGAATCATCATTCCCGTGGAGTTCGGCACGGCGGAGAGAATCGCCCGCTTATGCGGTGCGAGCGCCCGCGAACTGGCCGACCTGTACCGCCTTTGGGTGGCGGCCTCCGTTCCGGATCCGGATACCGTCGCCGTGGAGGGGACCGCGCAAGCCACGGAGCCGGAGACACCCCACCCGACCGGGGCCGCAGTACCAGGCGCACCGCCCGGCCCCGCGCCCCTGGTGCCCCGGGTGCCCCGTACGCCGACGTCCGGCACCGCACGCGTCGCCGTCACCTCGCTCGCCGTCATCCTGTTGTGCGTCGTCTCGCTGAGCGGCTCCGCTCGCTCCACCGCACCGCACCCGCCGACCGCGACCGCCGCGACCGGCACCACCACGGCCGCGCCGTGGACCCAGGCCCCGACGCCCGTCCCGAACGGCATCTTCGGGATGACGCTGAACTCCTCGACCGGCGCCATGCCCACCTTCCAGATCGACACGGTCCGCCTCTGGGACAGCCGCACCCGGTGGTCGAACATCCAGCCCCGGCGCGGCGCGTACGACTGGTCGATCCTCGACCGGCTGGTCACCGCCGCGAACCAGGCCGGCCTGCCCGTGCTCTTCACCATGGGCGGCACCCCCGACTGGGCGAGCCCCAACGGGCCGCACACGGCCTACGACGACGGCTCGCGCACCAGCCCGCCCGACGACCTCGCCGACTGGACCGCCTTCGTCTCGGCGGTGGCCACCCGCTACCGGGGCCGCATCGACGCGTACGAGCTCTGGGTCCTGGGCAACGACACCCGCTTCTACAGCGGGAGCCCGGAGACCCTGGTCGAGATGACCCGGGAGGCCAAGGCCGTCCTCGACGCCGCCGACCCGGACGCGACCGTCGTCTGCCCGTCCATGGGCAGGCTCTGGGAGGCCGAGGGCATGCACGCGCTGGAACGGTTCTCCGAACTGCGCGGGTACGACTCCTGCGACGTCGCGGGGGTCAAGCTGTACCAGCGCACCGCCTCGGACCCGCCCGAGGAGATGCTCGGCCTGGTCGGCGAGATCGACCGCGCCTTCCACCGGGGCGGCTCGCACCCCAAGCTGTGGAGCACGGGCACCACGTACGACATCCCGCTCCAGAAGCCCCTGGAGGAACCGGCGGCCTCCGCGAACGCCGTCCGCTTCTTCCTCGTGGGCCTGTACGCGCGCTACCAGCGCATGTACTTCTACAACTGGGGCGGCAGCAAGATCCCCATCGTGATGCAGCCCGACGGGCAGCCGCCGACCACGGCCGCCCTGTACGTGGAGGAGCTGCGCCGCTGGGTGCACGGCACCCGGATCCGCTCCTGCGGCAACGGCGTCGCCGCCCGCCTGCCGGACGGGGTCTGGCAGTGCCGGTTCGACCGTGACGGTGCCGAGCTGACGATCGTGTGGGACCCGACGGGCACCGCCCGCCTGAAGGCGCCACCGGGCGTGAAGGCGGTGCGCCACCTGGACGACAGCACCTCGCCGGTCGCAGCCGACGGGATGGTCGAGGTCACGGCCCTGCCGGTGCTGCTCGAGCCGACGCCGTAA
- a CDS encoding sensor histidine kinase → MAESDDPGGEKEEGAERSALSVLSGDFIARIPETVEHYRSRLIAERNPLAVDPASWRSCRQQAEWILADCAHSLQTGRVQVNQVVATSISRLAAHRVSRGIHPVFSTRAASALFETTLDVLAAVIGESPHGLKALQLGTASLRRGLDARLEAGAIGYDAYLFGRIRETNAAARTRLARDVHDRLGNGVSLAMRQLEVHLFAPGCDCDCEQAHRPERPLLLAKKALAETLVDARDLITELRRSEGSGQSLEIALIGFARSLRMDEPAVRVQVRGSEGKAASEIVDELFLVLRECLRNVFTHAQAKNVSVDVHISDREIRAEVVDDGVGFDPDATGRARSCNGLASMRERVRSVGGGLVLTAAPGAGTRVSMTVPLTEPAEPTETELTELTHG, encoded by the coding sequence ATGGCTGAATCGGACGATCCAGGGGGCGAGAAGGAGGAAGGCGCGGAGAGATCCGCGCTCTCAGTGCTTTCGGGGGATTTCATTGCGCGCATACCGGAAACCGTCGAGCACTACCGCTCCCGGTTGATCGCCGAGCGCAACCCGCTGGCTGTCGACCCGGCCTCCTGGCGGAGCTGCCGTCAGCAGGCCGAGTGGATCCTCGCGGACTGCGCGCACAGCCTGCAGACCGGGCGGGTGCAGGTGAACCAGGTCGTGGCGACGTCCATCAGCCGGCTGGCGGCCCATCGGGTCAGCCGGGGGATCCACCCGGTGTTCTCCACCAGGGCGGCCTCCGCGCTGTTCGAGACGACGCTGGACGTCCTGGCCGCGGTGATCGGGGAGAGCCCGCACGGTCTGAAGGCGCTCCAGCTCGGCACCGCCTCGCTGCGCAGAGGACTCGACGCCCGGCTGGAGGCCGGCGCGATCGGCTACGACGCGTACTTGTTCGGCCGGATCAGGGAGACCAACGCGGCCGCCCGCACCCGGCTCGCCCGCGACGTCCACGACCGGCTGGGCAACGGGGTCAGCCTGGCCATGCGCCAGCTGGAGGTACACCTCTTCGCGCCCGGCTGCGACTGCGACTGCGAGCAGGCGCACCGGCCGGAAAGGCCGCTCCTGCTCGCGAAGAAGGCACTGGCCGAGACTCTCGTCGACGCCCGGGATCTGATCACCGAGCTGCGTCGCAGCGAGGGCTCGGGCCAGTCGCTGGAGATCGCGCTGATCGGGTTCGCGCGATCGCTGCGGATGGACGAACCCGCGGTGCGGGTGCAGGTGAGGGGATCCGAGGGCAAGGCGGCGTCGGAAATCGTCGACGAGCTGTTCCTGGTGCTGCGGGAATGCCTGCGCAACGTGTTTACGCACGCCCAGGCGAAGAACGTCTCGGTGGACGTGCACATTTCGGATCGGGAGATCCGGGCCGAGGTGGTGGACGACGGCGTCGGCTTCGATCCGGACGCGACCGGCAGGGCCCGCTCCTGCAACGGACTGGCCTCCATGCGCGAGCGCGTGAGATCGGTGGGCGGCGGCCTTGTCCTCACCGCCGCACCCGGGGCGGGGACCAGGGTGTCGATGACCGTGCCGCTGACAGAGCCGGCAGAGCCCACAGAGACAGAGCTGACAGAGCTGACGCATGGCTGA